Genomic window (Helianthus annuus cultivar XRQ/B chromosome 3, HanXRQr2.0-SUNRISE, whole genome shotgun sequence):
TCCCCACTAAAAAGAAGCTAATAAAAACAGTAATTTCTAAATTATTATATTAAGTTTTTAATCAATACTTTTTCTGTGTTCGAGCATAAAAACAAAATTATAATCTTTATACTAAATTCCCCACTAAAAAGAAGCTAATAAAAATAGTAATTTCTAAAAAAAAACACACTAATtgctaaaatatatttttttaataatcttTATACGTTGTATACACAGGACCAATGTTATACCAAGGCGTCTACCACTTCTTCTACCAATACAACCCACTGGCCCCCACTTTCGGCACCATCGTGTGGGGCCACGCCGTATCCCACGACCTCGTCAACTGGATCCACCTAGACCCGGCAATCTACCCGACCGACGAACCCGACATCAGCAGCTGCTGGTCCGGATCCGCCACCATCCTCCCGGGTAACCTTCCAGCCATGCTCTACACCGGTAGCGACTCCACTTCCCGCCAAGTCCAAGACCTCGCCTGGCCTAAAAATCGCTCCGACCCGTTTCTCCGCGAATGGGTCAAATCCACCCACAACCCGATAATAACCCCACCCGAAGGCGTCAAAGACGATTGTTTTCGAGACCCGAGCACCGCGTGGCTCGGGCCCGATGGCTTATGGCGAATTGTTGTCGGTGGTGATCGTGACAACAACGGTATGGCGTTTTTGTACCAGAGTCCGGATTTTGTAACCTGGACTCGGTATGAGAATCCGCTTGCGGCAGCGGATTCTACGGGTACATGGGAGTGTCCCGACTTTTTTCCTGTCCCGTTGAATAGTACCAACGGGCTGGATACGTCTGTTGTGAGTAGTGGGAGTGTTTTGCATGTGATGAAAGCGGGATTTGAAGGGCATGATTGGTACACGATCGGGACGTATAGTCCTGACCGCGAGAACTTTTTGCCGCAAAACGGGTTGAGTTTGAGTGGGAGCACGTTGGATTTGAGATACGACTATGGAAACTTTTATGCGTCAAAGTCATTCTTTGACGAGTCGAAGAACAGGAGGGTTTTGTGGGCGTGGGTTCCTGAAAAAGATTCGGAAGAAGATGATATTGAAAAAGGATGGGCTGGGCTTCaggtataatttaaaaaaaaaaaaattaagttatCGGTGAAACGATATCGTTTTATTGAATGTTTTTTTGCAATTTTGTTTTAGTCGTTTCCAAGGGCCCTTTGGATTGACAGAAGTGGGAAGCAGTTGATCCAGTGGCCGGTGGAGGAGATAGAAACACTTCGTGAAAATGaagttaagcttaaaaacaagagGCTCAAATCCGGGTCTGTTGTCGAAATCGAGGGTGTTACTGCTTCTCAGGTTTGTACCTTGTGGTTTAAAGGTTGTACGTTATGCATCAGTGCCTTGGTGATTGTGTTGTTTTACACTCGTTTTTGTTTTCGAATTTTAATTTAGGCGGATGTTACAATTTCGTTTAAATTGGAGGATTTGAAAGAGGCGGAGGTTGTG
Coding sequences:
- the LOC110930102 gene encoding beta-fructofuranosidase, insoluble isoenzyme CWINV3-like; this translates as MLYQGVYHFFYQYNPLAPTFGTIVWGHAVSHDLVNWIHLDPAIYPTDEPDISSCWSGSATILPGNLPAMLYTGSDSTSRQVQDLAWPKNRSDPFLREWVKSTHNPIITPPEGVKDDCFRDPSTAWLGPDGLWRIVVGGDRDNNGMAFLYQSPDFVTWTRYENPLAAADSTGTWECPDFFPVPLNSTNGLDTSVVSSGSVLHVMKAGFEGHDWYTIGTYSPDRENFLPQNGLSLSGSTLDLRYDYGNFYASKSFFDESKNRRVLWAWVPEKDSEEDDIEKGWAGLQSFPRALWIDRSGKQLIQWPVEEIETLRENEVKLKNKRLKSGSVVEIEGVTASQADVTISFKLEDLKEAEVVDTCSADPQALCTDKGASSKGVIGPFGVLAMASKDLKEQTAIFFRVFQNQKGRYSVLMCSDLSRSTIRSTIDKTSFGAFVDIDPRYDEISLRNLIDHSIIESFGAGGKTCITSRVYPQFLNYEDAHLFAFNNGTQSVKISQMSAWSMKNAEFTIDQTVKSAT